In Chitinispirillales bacterium ANBcel5, the following are encoded in one genomic region:
- a CDS encoding nucleoside-diphosphate sugar epimerase/dehydratase, translating to MLAVLNYTLIKYRLPLIVVLHLFFASGALLFSFLLRFDFSLGHDNYPLLFFYSLPISIVVFMLCSGFFNLFQGIWRYVSVDDLKDIVKTSAIASLVFMFVIIISGEFKGYPRSIYVLNFALFIILNGGTRFAIRIFRESFYPRSDTAKNVLIVGAGTAGNEVVKTLKTAKRKDYVPVGFIDRDKTLHGKRIQGIKVLGDITSIRQAVKRHRVHEIFIAIPEATNKLVKEIISASKVNDWGLNFKIVPSMLDIMSGKLLVNQIRDVSIEDLLSRPDIKLNDTHVRKQLAGKTVLITGAGGSIGSEIAYQVAAYSPARIILLDASEMSAYHVDQGLKTRHPGISIHTVVGNLLETGFMEMLFRRYPPDYIYHAAAYKHVHLMEWNPLGCLKNNVLATAHLASMAERFGVKQFVMISTDKAVHPKGIMGISKRLAERVVLERNPSGTLFNVVRFGNVLGSSGSVIPLFKKQIREGGPVTVTSPETKRYFMSIPEAVQLVLQASTLNESKAIFMLDMGNPVKIVDLAKNLIELSGLKTGEDIDIVYTGMRDGEKIEEVLLAEQEDLLPTKFDKIRLQKRNGHDPELVEKFIHELKSNVELANVPSVYRDIKKMIPEMEGPSYDEFVERIFT from the coding sequence ATGTTGGCTGTTTTAAATTATACACTTATAAAATACCGATTACCATTGATAGTGGTACTTCATCTGTTTTTCGCTTCCGGAGCGCTTCTTTTTTCATTTCTGCTAAGATTTGACTTCTCACTTGGACACGATAATTACCCATTATTGTTCTTTTATTCCTTACCCATCAGTATAGTTGTGTTTATGCTTTGCTCTGGTTTTTTTAATCTCTTTCAGGGTATATGGCGATATGTGAGTGTGGATGATTTAAAGGACATTGTAAAAACATCAGCGATAGCATCATTGGTATTTATGTTCGTAATAATTATTAGTGGAGAATTTAAGGGGTATCCCCGATCTATCTATGTATTGAATTTTGCTCTTTTTATCATTCTTAACGGGGGGACTCGTTTTGCAATCAGAATATTCCGTGAGTCTTTTTATCCCAGAAGTGATACTGCTAAAAATGTATTGATAGTTGGGGCTGGTACTGCGGGAAATGAAGTGGTGAAAACGCTTAAAACTGCTAAACGCAAAGATTACGTACCAGTGGGTTTTATCGATAGGGATAAGACTCTGCACGGTAAAAGAATTCAGGGCATTAAAGTACTGGGTGATATAACATCCATTCGTCAGGCAGTTAAAAGGCACCGGGTACATGAGATATTTATCGCTATTCCGGAAGCGACTAATAAACTGGTGAAGGAGATTATTTCTGCATCAAAAGTAAATGATTGGGGTCTAAATTTTAAGATAGTGCCATCAATGCTTGATATCATGAGCGGAAAACTTTTAGTGAATCAGATTAGAGATGTGTCAATAGAAGACCTGCTTTCCCGTCCGGATATAAAACTTAATGATACACATGTAAGAAAACAGTTAGCGGGTAAGACTGTTTTGATTACTGGCGCGGGTGGATCCATTGGCTCGGAGATCGCCTATCAGGTCGCGGCGTATAGTCCGGCTAGAATAATTCTTTTAGACGCAAGTGAAATGAGCGCCTACCATGTAGATCAGGGGTTAAAAACTCGCCATCCGGGTATTTCGATTCACACGGTTGTCGGTAATCTTCTTGAAACTGGATTTATGGAGATGCTTTTTCGGCGCTACCCTCCCGATTACATCTATCACGCCGCGGCATATAAGCATGTGCACTTGATGGAGTGGAACCCTCTTGGATGTCTGAAAAATAATGTACTTGCAACGGCGCATCTGGCTTCGATGGCTGAGCGTTTTGGAGTAAAGCAGTTTGTAATGATATCAACTGATAAAGCGGTTCACCCCAAAGGTATAATGGGTATTTCAAAGCGACTTGCTGAACGAGTGGTTCTGGAAAGGAATCCTTCAGGTACTTTGTTTAACGTCGTTAGATTCGGCAATGTTTTAGGCTCAAGTGGATCAGTTATTCCGCTCTTTAAAAAACAGATCCGTGAAGGCGGACCTGTTACCGTAACCAGTCCGGAAACAAAACGTTATTTTATGTCTATCCCAGAAGCGGTACAGCTGGTACTGCAAGCTTCAACACTTAATGAATCAAAAGCGATTTTTATGCTGGACATGGGAAATCCAGTAAAAATAGTAGATTTGGCAAAAAACCTTATTGAACTTTCGGGTCTGAAAACTGGTGAAGATATCGATATCGTATATACTGGGATGCGGGATGGAGAAAAGATCGAGGAAGTTCTTCTTGCTGAACAAGAGGATCTGCTACCGACAAAATTCGATAAAATAAGATTGCAGAAAAGAAATGGACATGATCCCGAACTGGTAGAAAAATTTATTCACGAATTGAAAAGCAATGTAGAATTGGCTAATGTACCTTCTGTATATCGGGATATAAAAAAGATGATCCCTGAAATGGAGGGCCCAAGCTATGATGAGTTCGTTGAAAGGATTTTTACGTAA